A window from Erythrobacter sp. YJ-T3-07 encodes these proteins:
- a CDS encoding carbonic anhydrase has translation MAIPRFAPGVLKFQRDVFPARKDFFEKLSQGQSPEALFITCSDSRIETGMMTQTDPGELFICRNAGNIVPPHTNQTGGMTASIEFASAVLEVPHIIVCGHTECGAMKSAMQLHDDSSSLDTLPHVREWLGYSRAAVDIADALGNGKSDKDRMRLLLEQNVVLQLQHLRTHPTVALRLAQGELELHGWVYDIATGMVDVYDEAQNRFVPIDERYSL, from the coding sequence GTGGCCATTCCCCGTTTCGCCCCCGGCGTGCTGAAATTCCAGCGAGATGTCTTCCCCGCGCGGAAGGACTTCTTCGAGAAATTGAGCCAGGGCCAGTCGCCCGAGGCGCTGTTCATCACCTGCTCGGATTCGCGAATCGAAACCGGGATGATGACGCAAACCGATCCGGGTGAGCTGTTCATCTGCCGCAACGCGGGCAATATCGTGCCCCCGCACACCAACCAGACCGGCGGGATGACCGCCAGCATCGAGTTCGCCAGCGCGGTGCTCGAAGTCCCGCACATCATCGTGTGCGGGCATACCGAATGCGGCGCGATGAAGAGCGCGATGCAGCTACACGACGATTCCAGCTCACTCGATACCCTGCCCCATGTCCGCGAATGGCTGGGCTACAGCCGCGCCGCGGTCGACATTGCCGATGCGCTGGGCAACGGGAAGAGCGACAAGGATCGGATGCGGCTGCTGCTGGAGCAGAACGTGGTGCTGCAATTGCAGCACCTGCGCACCCATCCGACCGTCGCCCTGCGGCTCGCCCAGGGCGAGCTGGAGCTGCATGGCTGGGTCTACGACATCGCGACCGGCATGGTCGACGTCTATGACGAGGCGCAGAACCGCTTCGTCCCGATCGACGAGCGCTACAGCCTGTAG
- a CDS encoding isocitrate lyase yields the protein MTKSNYASETEHLKTRIGQGGDAWAAIDAESAARMRLQNRFRTGLDIAKYTAKIMREDMDAYDADPANYTQSLGAWHGFIGQQQMIAIKKHFGSTKRRYLYLSGWMVAALRSEFGPLPDQSMHEKTAVPELIEEIYTFLKQADARELGGMFRDLDAAREAGNETEAKRLENAIDNYETHVVPIIADIDAGFGNAEATYLLAKQMIEAGACALQIENQVSDEKQCGHQDGKVTVPHEDFLQKIRAIRYAFLELGVEDGIIVARTDSLGAGLTKQIAYSTEPGDLGDQYNSFLDAEEVDPANISNGQVFISRDGKLLAPKRLPSNLYQFRPGTGVDRVVLDCITSLQHGADLLWIETEKPHVEQIAEMVDKIRETVPNAKLVYNNSPSFNWTLNFRQQVFDAWEESGKDVSAYDRAKLMSVDYDGTHLAIEADAKIQSFQADGAKRAGIFHHLITLPTYHTAALSTDNLAKRYFGEEAMLGYVKNVQREEIRQQIACVKHQNMAGSDIGDDHKEYFAGEAALKAGGKDNTMNQFAA from the coding sequence ATGACGAAGTCGAACTACGCAAGCGAAACCGAGCACCTGAAGACCCGCATCGGCCAGGGCGGAGACGCCTGGGCCGCGATCGATGCGGAAAGCGCGGCGCGCATGCGCCTGCAGAACCGCTTCCGCACCGGGCTCGACATCGCCAAGTACACCGCGAAGATCATGCGCGAAGATATGGATGCCTACGACGCCGATCCGGCGAACTACACCCAGTCGTTGGGCGCATGGCACGGCTTCATCGGCCAGCAGCAGATGATCGCGATCAAGAAGCACTTCGGCAGCACCAAACGCCGCTACCTCTACCTGTCGGGCTGGATGGTTGCCGCGCTGCGCAGCGAATTCGGCCCCCTTCCCGACCAGTCGATGCACGAGAAGACCGCGGTGCCCGAGCTGATCGAGGAGATCTACACCTTCCTCAAGCAGGCCGACGCCCGCGAACTGGGCGGCATGTTCCGCGACCTCGACGCAGCGCGCGAAGCAGGCAACGAGACGGAAGCCAAGCGGCTTGAGAACGCGATCGACAACTACGAAACCCACGTGGTTCCGATCATCGCCGACATCGACGCAGGTTTCGGTAATGCCGAAGCCACCTACCTGCTCGCCAAGCAGATGATCGAAGCGGGTGCCTGCGCGCTGCAGATCGAAAACCAGGTCTCGGACGAAAAGCAGTGCGGCCACCAGGACGGCAAGGTCACCGTGCCGCACGAGGACTTCCTCCAGAAAATCCGCGCGATCCGCTACGCCTTCCTCGAACTGGGCGTCGAAGACGGCATCATCGTCGCGCGCACCGACAGCCTGGGTGCGGGCCTGACCAAGCAGATTGCCTACTCTACCGAGCCGGGCGATCTGGGCGACCAGTACAACAGCTTCCTCGATGCAGAAGAGGTCGATCCGGCCAACATCTCCAACGGCCAGGTCTTCATCAGCCGCGACGGCAAGCTGCTGGCGCCCAAGCGTCTGCCGAGCAACCTCTACCAGTTCCGCCCCGGAACGGGTGTGGACCGGGTTGTGCTCGACTGCATCACCTCGCTCCAGCACGGCGCGGACCTGCTGTGGATCGAGACCGAGAAACCGCATGTCGAGCAGATCGCCGAGATGGTCGACAAGATTCGCGAGACGGTGCCCAATGCGAAGCTGGTCTACAACAACTCGCCCAGCTTCAACTGGACGCTGAACTTCCGCCAGCAAGTGTTTGATGCGTGGGAAGAAAGCGGCAAGGATGTCAGCGCCTATGATCGCGCCAAGCTGATGAGCGTGGACTACGACGGCACCCATCTGGCGATCGAGGCGGATGCGAAGATCCAGAGCTTCCAGGCCGACGGCGCGAAGCGTGCGGGCATCTTCCACCACCTGATCACGCTGCCGACCTACCACACGGCCGCGCTCAGCACGGACAACCTCGCCAAGCGCTACTTCGGCGAAGAGGCGATGCTGGGCTACGTCAAGAACGTCCAGCGCGAGGAAATCCGCCAGCAGATCGCCTGCGTGAAGCACCAGAACATGGCCGGGTCCGACATCGGCGATGACCACAAGGAGTACTTCGCCGGCGAAGCGGCCCTCAAGGCCGGCGGCAAGGACAACACCATGAATCAGTTCGCCGCCTAG
- a CDS encoding short-chain fatty acyl-CoA regulator family protein, translating to MSEPSLYAGAALRRLRRREGLTQASMAQRLSISPSYLNLIERNQRPVTARVVLELVDQFDYDPRSLQESSAIGGVDGLARRLGDDRFADLGIDRAEVTEFLAAAPQAAAAFARLFDERGRAAAQTRPFEEEVWRAIERWRNHFADLDEAAENLADELRLARADIGAALTDHLRERHDLAIRYLPRAVLPEANRRLDLHARQVQLSEMLSPAARNIEMAKQVAELEQRELIADIADGASFDHREGRDAFARYLRAYYARALVMPYGRFLRACEATAYEPQVLARRFATDVGEVARRFTTLQRVGQRGLPFFVGRIDGSVQLFERLLGASGTSLLDRRPGCPRLGLERRPEWHSRAIIMESGALGPEHWLVAHIAAPPYADEPRTDVLLLGLEAKFADATAIGRGVSLKEDDATPIGPGCRTCRRIGCPARSLRGPIQTAVA from the coding sequence ATGAGCGAACCGTCCCTCTATGCCGGTGCCGCGCTGCGCCGCCTGCGCCGTCGCGAAGGTCTGACACAGGCGAGCATGGCCCAGCGTCTGTCGATCTCGCCCAGCTATCTCAACCTGATCGAACGCAACCAGCGCCCGGTTACCGCGCGGGTGGTGCTCGAACTGGTCGACCAGTTCGATTACGATCCGCGCTCCCTGCAGGAAAGCAGTGCGATCGGCGGGGTCGACGGCCTCGCAAGGCGTCTGGGCGATGATCGCTTCGCCGATCTGGGGATCGACCGCGCCGAAGTGACCGAATTCCTCGCCGCCGCACCGCAGGCCGCCGCCGCCTTCGCCCGTCTGTTCGACGAGCGGGGCAGGGCCGCCGCGCAGACCCGCCCGTTCGAGGAAGAGGTGTGGCGCGCGATCGAGCGCTGGCGCAACCACTTCGCCGATCTGGACGAGGCGGCGGAGAATCTGGCCGACGAACTCCGGCTTGCCCGCGCCGATATCGGTGCGGCGCTGACCGATCACCTGCGCGAGCGGCACGATCTCGCCATTCGATATCTCCCGCGCGCCGTGCTGCCGGAGGCGAACCGGCGGCTCGATCTGCATGCGCGGCAAGTCCAGCTTTCCGAAATGCTCTCCCCCGCTGCGCGCAATATCGAGATGGCCAAGCAGGTCGCAGAACTCGAGCAGCGCGAGCTGATCGCGGACATCGCCGATGGCGCGTCGTTCGACCACCGCGAGGGGCGCGATGCCTTCGCCCGCTACCTGCGCGCCTATTACGCGCGTGCGCTGGTGATGCCCTATGGCCGGTTCCTGCGCGCGTGCGAGGCAACCGCCTACGAGCCGCAGGTGCTTGCCCGCCGTTTCGCCACCGATGTGGGCGAGGTCGCCCGCCGGTTCACCACCCTTCAGCGGGTCGGCCAGCGCGGCCTGCCCTTTTTCGTCGGGCGGATCGACGGGTCGGTGCAATTGTTCGAGCGGCTGCTGGGCGCGAGCGGGACCAGCCTGCTCGACCGCCGGCCCGGCTGCCCGCGTCTGGGGCTGGAGCGGCGTCCCGAATGGCATTCGCGGGCGATTATAATGGAAAGCGGTGCATTGGGACCGGAACACTGGCTGGTCGCGCATATCGCCGCGCCGCCCTATGCCGACGAACCGCGTACCGACGTTCTGCTGCTGGGGCTGGAGGCGAAGTTTGCCGATGCCACCGCGATCGGTCGCGGTGTCTCGCTGAAGGAGGATGATGCGACGCCGATCGGTCCCGGCTGCCGCACCTGCCGCCGGATCGGGTGCCCCGCGCGCTCGCTGCGCGGGCCAATCCAGACGGCGGTCGCCTGA
- a CDS encoding TIGR03013 family XrtA/PEP-CTERM system glycosyltransferase → MIRLFKHYIPRAVLLYGFCDLVLLLLAGDLAWHLRAMQIGIEVGPWSERLPPIIGFTVVCSLSLVALGLYSPEALRSPRYAFARSLVALSLAGVALAVLDFVLPTVGFWRSTLLYALGLALVLIGLTRLALSHAVDRENIKRRVVVLGAGTRAARLKALQECGDSGFKIVGFVAMNEPHRILEEAVGRDELGDLGAFVERVRATEVVLALEERRNALPLADLVRVRTKGVPVHEVSSFLERETGRVDLDTLNPSWLIFSDGFSAGRRWSSITKRTVDIVASLIVLTITLPVIALFAILVKLDSKGPAFFRQQRVGLHGRPFVLLKLRSMRTDAEKDGAQWATVGDPRVTRLGRFIRKVRIDELPQTWSVLKGEMSFVGPRPEVPCFVNDLEDQLPFYAERHMVKPGITGWAQINYPYGASIEDARHKLEYDLYYAKNYTPFLDLLILLQTLRVILYPEGAR, encoded by the coding sequence ATGATCAGGCTGTTCAAGCACTATATCCCGCGAGCCGTATTGCTTTACGGCTTCTGCGATCTCGTTCTTCTGCTGCTCGCTGGCGATCTGGCGTGGCACCTGCGTGCCATGCAGATCGGGATCGAGGTTGGCCCGTGGAGCGAGCGACTGCCGCCGATCATCGGGTTCACCGTCGTTTGCTCGCTGTCGCTGGTTGCACTGGGCCTCTACAGCCCCGAAGCGCTGCGCAGCCCGCGCTATGCCTTTGCCCGTTCGCTGGTGGCGCTGTCGCTCGCCGGGGTGGCGCTGGCGGTGCTCGACTTCGTGCTGCCGACCGTCGGGTTCTGGCGCTCGACCCTGCTCTACGCGCTGGGACTGGCGCTGGTGCTGATCGGGCTGACCCGCCTTGCGCTGAGCCATGCGGTGGACCGCGAGAATATCAAACGGCGGGTGGTCGTGCTGGGCGCAGGCACCCGTGCGGCGAGGCTCAAGGCGCTGCAGGAGTGCGGCGACAGCGGCTTCAAGATCGTCGGCTTCGTGGCGATGAACGAACCCCACAGGATTCTGGAAGAGGCAGTCGGTCGCGACGAACTGGGCGATCTGGGTGCCTTCGTCGAACGTGTGCGCGCGACCGAAGTGGTGCTGGCGCTCGAAGAGCGTCGTAACGCGCTGCCGCTGGCGGATCTGGTGCGGGTGCGCACGAAAGGCGTGCCGGTGCACGAGGTCTCCAGCTTCCTCGAACGCGAGACGGGGCGGGTCGATCTCGACACGCTCAACCCCAGCTGGTTGATCTTTTCGGACGGGTTTTCCGCCGGACGGCGCTGGTCGAGCATCACCAAGCGAACCGTGGACATCGTCGCCAGCCTGATCGTGCTGACCATCACCCTGCCGGTGATCGCGCTGTTCGCCATTCTGGTGAAGCTGGACAGCAAGGGCCCTGCCTTCTTCCGGCAGCAGAGGGTCGGTCTCCACGGGCGGCCCTTCGTCCTGCTCAAGCTGCGCAGCATGCGCACCGATGCGGAGAAGGACGGCGCGCAGTGGGCGACTGTTGGCGATCCGCGAGTAACCCGCCTCGGCCGCTTCATCCGCAAGGTCCGGATCGACGAGCTGCCCCAGACCTGGAGCGTGCTGAAGGGCGAGATGAGCTTCGTCGGCCCGCGGCCGGAAGTGCCCTGTTTCGTCAACGACCTCGAAGACCAGCTGCCCTTCTATGCCGAACGTCACATGGTAAAGCCGGGCATTACCGGGTGGGCGCAGATCAACTATCCCTACGGCGCCAGCATCGAGGATGCGCGGCACAAGCTGGAATATGACCTCTACTACGCCAAGAACTACACACCCTTTCTCGACCTGCTGATCCTGCTGCAGACGCTGCGGGTGATTCTTTATCCCGAGGGCGCGCGCTGA
- the prsK gene encoding XrtA/PEP-CTERM system histidine kinase PrsK produces the protein MADAGLWHVIALTSHTVCAAACALAAIWLCRRALPWRRERIAGLVALCLTGVWAGVLAALGPAALVTAGAEVLRNLSWLALIHALFAGGVDQESARKVRFVIVSLVFVELLQGAVLAANALIDAGPEFAASALRVSSLFHMLLAIGALVLLHNLYVGASHRDRASTRWVAISLSALWLFELNYYAATWLSGEFPDQIAALRGVVVAIAFVPLAMALGADVSALRFRASRKVAFRSLSLLLIGGYLLAMAGLARVLNLMEADGARLAQVGFLVALLTVMTLWLPSERFRAWLKVTTQKHLFSHRYDYRAEWLRLADTIGRGGEAGDALHLRVPKAMADITESPSAALFLPDPEGTLVLAETWRWPTLADDVVSLPDQLAGFLLQNDYVIDLEQWRSGKSAAGEVNPLPAWLDAESASWAIVPLRHFDRLQGAVLLARPLIDRQLDWEDFDLLKVVGRQLASYLAEQAGQHALMEAARFDEFNRRMAFVLHDIKNLASQLSLLSHNAQRHADNPAFREDMLKTLGTSTAKLNGLIQRLGRYGNQRAPEVERVELARLVGDVATRFGPSSQARVSITGEGAAMADREGLEQALVHLIQNAFDASPANAPVCVAIHGDHIGASIDIVDVGEGMDPAFLREKLYAPFVSSKADGFGIGALEARELIRAMGGRLLVQSRVGLGTRFTIELAGVASEPVDKKLSREAA, from the coding sequence ATGGCCGACGCGGGATTGTGGCATGTGATCGCGCTGACCAGCCATACCGTATGCGCCGCGGCCTGCGCGCTGGCCGCGATCTGGCTATGCCGCAGGGCGCTGCCCTGGCGGCGTGAGCGGATCGCGGGGCTGGTCGCGCTGTGCCTGACGGGCGTGTGGGCCGGCGTGCTCGCCGCGCTCGGACCGGCGGCGCTCGTCACTGCGGGGGCGGAGGTGCTGCGCAACCTCAGTTGGCTGGCACTGATCCACGCGCTGTTCGCGGGCGGGGTGGATCAGGAGAGCGCGCGCAAGGTGCGCTTCGTGATCGTGAGCCTGGTGTTTGTCGAGCTGTTGCAGGGGGCGGTGCTTGCAGCAAACGCTCTGATTGATGCAGGGCCGGAATTTGCCGCGTCGGCACTGCGCGTATCATCCCTCTTCCACATGCTCCTCGCGATCGGCGCGCTGGTGCTGCTGCACAATCTCTATGTCGGTGCCTCGCATCGCGACCGGGCGAGCACGCGGTGGGTCGCGATCTCGCTGTCTGCGCTGTGGCTGTTCGAATTGAACTACTACGCCGCGACGTGGCTGTCGGGCGAATTTCCTGACCAGATCGCAGCGCTGCGCGGGGTCGTGGTCGCAATCGCGTTCGTGCCGCTGGCGATGGCGCTGGGCGCGGATGTGAGTGCCCTGCGCTTTCGTGCTTCGCGCAAGGTGGCGTTCCGTTCGCTCTCGCTGCTGCTGATCGGCGGCTATCTTCTGGCGATGGCGGGTCTCGCGCGGGTGCTGAACCTGATGGAGGCGGATGGAGCGCGGCTTGCGCAGGTCGGCTTCCTGGTCGCGCTGCTGACCGTGATGACGCTGTGGCTGCCGTCCGAACGGTTTCGCGCTTGGCTGAAGGTCACCACACAGAAGCATCTGTTCAGCCACCGCTACGATTACCGGGCCGAGTGGCTGCGGCTTGCCGACACGATCGGACGTGGCGGAGAGGCTGGCGATGCGCTGCATCTGCGTGTGCCCAAGGCGATGGCCGATATTACCGAGAGCCCCTCTGCCGCGCTGTTCCTGCCCGATCCCGAAGGCACGCTTGTCTTGGCCGAGACCTGGCGCTGGCCCACGCTGGCCGATGATGTGGTGAGCCTGCCGGATCAGCTGGCCGGTTTCCTCTTGCAAAACGACTACGTGATCGACCTCGAGCAATGGCGCTCGGGAAAGTCCGCGGCGGGCGAGGTTAATCCGCTGCCAGCGTGGCTGGACGCAGAGAGCGCGAGCTGGGCGATCGTGCCCTTGCGCCATTTCGACCGGTTGCAGGGCGCGGTGCTGCTTGCCCGGCCGCTAATCGATCGTCAGCTCGACTGGGAGGATTTCGACCTGCTCAAGGTCGTGGGGCGTCAGCTGGCCAGCTATCTTGCCGAACAGGCGGGGCAGCACGCGCTGATGGAAGCGGCGCGGTTCGACGAGTTCAATCGGCGGATGGCCTTCGTCCTCCACGATATAAAGAACCTCGCCAGCCAGCTCTCGTTGCTGTCGCACAATGCGCAGCGCCATGCGGACAATCCCGCGTTTCGCGAGGATATGCTTAAGACGCTGGGCACCAGCACCGCCAAGCTCAACGGACTCATCCAGCGCCTTGGCCGTTATGGCAACCAGCGCGCGCCCGAGGTGGAGCGGGTCGAGCTCGCGCGCCTGGTAGGCGATGTTGCGACCCGCTTCGGGCCTTCGTCGCAAGCCCGCGTTTCGATCACGGGAGAAGGTGCCGCGATGGCCGATCGTGAGGGGCTGGAGCAGGCGCTGGTCCACCTGATCCAGAACGCCTTCGATGCAAGCCCCGCGAACGCGCCGGTCTGCGTGGCAATCCACGGGGATCATATCGGCGCCAGCATCGATATCGTGGATGTCGGCGAGGGGATGGACCCGGCCTTCCTGCGCGAGAAGCTGTACGCGCCCTTCGTCAGCTCCAAAGCCGATGGCTTCGGCATCGGCGCTCTGGAAGCGCGTGAACTGATCCGTGCGATGGGCGGGCGGCTGCTGGTCCAGTCGCGGGTCGGCCTGGGCACCCGCTTCACCATCGAACTGGCCGGGGTTGCAAGCGAACCGGTCGACAAGAAACTCTCCCGCGAGGCAGCCTGA
- the prsR gene encoding PEP-CTERM-box response regulator transcription factor: MSDPKPKLLIVEDDEGLQTQLKWAFEGYQVFVAGTREDALAILRAEAPPVVTLDLGLPPDPDGTSEGFAVLDAIMAQAPATKVIIASGHGAHESVLDAIAAGAYDFYHKPVDIAALELIVSRALNLHRIEAENRRLAEKVGKTKTVLGTLITGAPEMVKVARTIERVANTDASVMLLGASGTGKELLARGLHDASPRRAGAFVAINCAAIPENLLESELFGHEKGAFTGAVKTTEGKIEAAHGGTLFLDEVGDIPLALQVKLLRFLQERTIERIGGRKAIAVDTRIVCATHRDLDAMIGEETFREDLYYRMAEIVVRIPSLSERAGDAALLAKAFLNRFAQEMNPAVKGFAPDALAALDAHKWPGNVRELENRVKRAVIMADGKLVSAEDLDLASPDMDDAAPLNLKGAREQVDRQVIRKALARTEGNISGSAKLLGVSRPTLYDLLKQYDLQN, encoded by the coding sequence ATGAGCGATCCCAAACCCAAGCTGCTGATCGTCGAAGACGACGAGGGCCTCCAGACGCAGCTCAAATGGGCCTTCGAAGGCTATCAGGTGTTCGTGGCCGGTACGCGTGAGGATGCGCTGGCGATCCTGCGCGCGGAGGCACCGCCGGTGGTCACACTCGACCTCGGCCTGCCGCCCGATCCGGACGGTACGAGCGAGGGCTTCGCCGTGCTCGACGCGATCATGGCACAGGCGCCCGCGACCAAGGTGATTATCGCCAGCGGGCACGGCGCGCATGAAAGCGTGCTCGATGCCATCGCGGCGGGAGCCTATGATTTCTACCACAAGCCGGTCGATATCGCGGCGCTCGAACTGATCGTATCGCGTGCGCTCAACCTCCACCGGATCGAGGCGGAGAACCGTCGCCTCGCGGAGAAGGTCGGCAAGACCAAGACCGTGCTCGGCACGCTGATCACCGGCGCGCCCGAGATGGTGAAAGTCGCCCGCACGATCGAGCGGGTGGCGAATACCGACGCTTCCGTGATGCTGCTGGGCGCGAGCGGGACGGGCAAGGAACTGCTCGCCCGCGGCCTTCACGACGCAAGCCCGCGCCGCGCCGGGGCCTTCGTTGCGATCAACTGCGCGGCGATCCCAGAAAACCTGCTCGAAAGCGAGCTGTTCGGGCACGAGAAGGGCGCGTTTACCGGGGCGGTCAAGACCACCGAGGGCAAGATCGAAGCCGCGCATGGTGGCACGCTGTTCCTCGACGAGGTGGGCGACATTCCGCTGGCCCTTCAGGTCAAACTGCTGCGCTTTTTGCAGGAACGTACGATCGAGCGGATCGGCGGGCGCAAGGCGATTGCGGTCGACACCCGGATCGTGTGCGCGACCCACCGCGATCTCGACGCGATGATCGGCGAAGAGACGTTCCGCGAGGATCTCTATTACCGCATGGCGGAGATCGTCGTGCGCATCCCCTCGCTCAGCGAACGGGCAGGCGATGCCGCGCTGCTGGCCAAGGCCTTCCTCAACCGCTTCGCGCAGGAGATGAACCCGGCGGTGAAGGGCTTCGCGCCCGATGCGCTCGCCGCGCTCGACGCGCACAAGTGGCCGGGCAATGTCCGCGAGCTGGAGAACCGGGTGAAACGCGCGGTGATCATGGCCGACGGCAAGCTGGTCAGCGCAGAAGACCTCGACCTAGCATCACCGGATATGGACGACGCTGCGCCGCTCAACCTCAAGGGTGCTCGCGAGCAGGTCGACCGGCAGGTGATCCGCAAGGCGCTGGCGCGCACGGAAGGCAATATCTCGGGCAGCGCAAAGCTGCTCGGCGTGTCGCGGCCGACGCTGTACGATCTGCTCAAGCAGTACGATCTGCAGAACTAG
- a CDS encoding DUF475 domain-containing protein, with translation MNTLLRHYWGSLLFTLLCLIAAAFYAWNASGTLEGVAHVLWIVVVLSILEISLSFDNAVVNATVLREMDEKWQRRFLTWGILIAVFGMRIVFPLAIVAVAAKLDPLSAIDLSLNDPERYEAIVSSAHVGIAGFGGAFLTMVGLNFFFDGDKDVDWIRGLELALRRFSEIRAAEIGILLLMLYGISTMLPEGEAMVFLTAGILGLVTYIAVDAIGTVLDKVERRKMAEGAVRSGLGGFLYLEVLDASFSFDGVIGAFALSNNMLIIALGLSIGALFVRSMTVHLVRAGTLTKYRFLEHGAFWAIIALGLIMLLSAKFHISESITGLIGAVLIGISLLWSMRYNRKYGAERETA, from the coding sequence GTGAACACGCTTCTACGACATTACTGGGGCTCGCTCCTCTTCACGCTTTTGTGCCTGATCGCAGCGGCATTCTACGCCTGGAATGCCAGCGGCACTCTGGAGGGCGTTGCGCATGTGCTGTGGATCGTGGTGGTCCTCTCGATCCTCGAGATCTCGCTCAGCTTCGACAATGCGGTCGTCAACGCGACCGTGCTGCGCGAGATGGACGAGAAGTGGCAGCGCCGCTTCCTGACCTGGGGCATCCTGATTGCGGTGTTCGGGATGCGGATCGTCTTCCCGCTCGCCATCGTGGCGGTCGCTGCAAAGCTCGATCCGCTGTCGGCAATCGACCTCTCGCTCAACGATCCGGAGCGCTACGAGGCGATCGTATCATCGGCGCATGTCGGTATCGCAGGCTTCGGCGGAGCCTTCCTGACCATGGTCGGGCTGAATTTCTTCTTCGACGGCGACAAGGATGTGGACTGGATCCGCGGGCTGGAGCTGGCGTTGCGCCGCTTCTCCGAAATCCGCGCGGCGGAGATCGGCATCCTGCTGCTGATGCTCTACGGCATTTCGACCATGCTGCCCGAGGGTGAGGCGATGGTGTTCCTGACCGCCGGCATTCTGGGCCTGGTCACCTACATCGCGGTCGATGCAATCGGCACGGTGCTGGACAAGGTGGAACGCCGCAAGATGGCCGAGGGCGCAGTGCGATCGGGTCTGGGCGGGTTCCTCTACCTCGAAGTGCTCGACGCGAGCTTTTCCTTCGACGGGGTGATCGGTGCCTTCGCGCTGTCCAACAACATGCTGATTATCGCGCTGGGGCTGAGCATCGGGGCGCTGTTCGTTCGTTCGATGACGGTCCACCTGGTGCGCGCGGGCACGCTGACCAAGTACCGCTTCCTCGAACATGGCGCGTTCTGGGCGATCATCGCGCTGGGCCTGATCATGCTGCTGTCAGCGAAATTCCACATTTCGGAGAGCATCACCGGTCTGATCGGCGCGGTGCTGATCGGCATCTCGCTGCTGTGGTCGATGCGCTACAACCGCAAGTACGGGGCCGAGCGTGAGACCGCCTAG
- the panB gene encoding 3-methyl-2-oxobutanoate hydroxymethyltransferase yields MSTTFQIDTATSRATPTPQPMKRLTVPKIQNRKADGETKEPLVMLTAYTARQAQLLDEHCDLLLVGDSLGQVIYGLPSTLQVTLDMMCAHGAAVVRGSYHSVVVVDMPFGAYESSPQQAFESASRIMAETGCAAVKLEGGEAMAETISFLSQRGIPVMAHIGLTPQAVNALGGYGARGRSQEEHAKIISDGKAVQEAGAFAVVVEGVVEPIAVALTQSLEIPVIGIGASAQCDGQVLVVDDMLGMFERVPRFVKKYGNLAEEITDKVQQYASEVRARSFPTEDQTYQPKS; encoded by the coding sequence ATGTCGACAACCTTCCAGATCGATACGGCGACCAGCCGCGCGACCCCCACCCCGCAGCCGATGAAGCGGCTGACGGTCCCCAAGATCCAGAACCGCAAGGCGGATGGCGAGACCAAAGAGCCGCTGGTGATGCTGACTGCCTACACCGCGCGCCAGGCCCAGCTGCTCGACGAGCATTGCGATCTGCTGCTGGTGGGCGATTCGCTCGGCCAGGTGATCTACGGCCTGCCCTCCACCCTTCAGGTCACGCTCGACATGATGTGCGCGCACGGCGCTGCGGTCGTGCGGGGCAGCTATCACTCGGTGGTCGTGGTCGACATGCCATTCGGCGCGTATGAGAGCAGCCCGCAGCAGGCCTTCGAAAGCGCGAGCCGGATCATGGCCGAAACCGGCTGCGCGGCGGTCAAGCTGGAAGGCGGCGAGGCGATGGCGGAGACCATCTCGTTCCTCTCCCAGCGCGGCATCCCCGTGATGGCGCATATCGGCCTCACCCCGCAGGCGGTGAATGCACTGGGCGGCTATGGCGCGCGGGGGCGCAGCCAGGAAGAACACGCCAAGATCATCTCAGACGGTAAGGCGGTGCAGGAGGCAGGTGCCTTCGCGGTCGTCGTCGAAGGCGTGGTCGAACCGATCGCCGTGGCGCTGACCCAGTCGCTCGAAATTCCGGTGATCGGAATCGGTGCTTCGGCCCAGTGCGACGGGCAGGTGCTGGTGGTGGACGACATGCTCGGCATGTTCGAACGCGTGCCCCGCTTCGTGAAGAAATACGGCAACCTCGCCGAAGAGATCACCGACAAGGTGCAGCAATACGCCAGCGAAGTGCGCGCGCGCAGCTTCCCGACCGAAGACCAGACCTACCAGCCCAAGAGCTAG